In the Streptomyces sp. f51 genome, one interval contains:
- a CDS encoding dihydrodipicolinate synthase family protein — protein sequence MTVTPESPRPWRGVLVATALPLNRDLSVDHGRYAEHCSWLVGNGCDGVVPNGSLGEYQVLTPEERAKVVETAVAAIGGSRVMPGVAAYGSAEARRWAEQAKDAGCGAVMLLPPNAYRADERSVLAHYEEVSRAGLPVVAYNNPIDTKVDLVPELLAKLHAAGFVQGVKEFSGDVRRAYRIAELAPELDLLVGADDVLLELAVAGAKGWVAGYPNALPRACVELHRAAVAGDLDTAGKLYRQLHPLLRWDSRVEFVQAIKLSMDIVGRHGGPVRPPRVPLLPGQEAAVRLATERAVAAGLA from the coding sequence ATGACCGTCACCCCCGAGAGCCCGCGCCCCTGGCGCGGAGTCCTCGTCGCCACCGCGCTCCCGCTGAACCGCGACCTGTCCGTCGACCACGGCCGGTACGCCGAACACTGCTCCTGGCTCGTCGGGAACGGCTGCGACGGAGTCGTGCCGAACGGCTCGCTCGGCGAGTACCAGGTGCTCACGCCCGAGGAGCGCGCGAAGGTCGTGGAGACCGCCGTCGCCGCGATCGGCGGGTCCCGGGTGATGCCCGGTGTCGCCGCGTACGGCTCCGCCGAGGCCCGGCGCTGGGCCGAGCAGGCGAAGGACGCGGGCTGCGGAGCCGTGATGCTGCTCCCGCCCAACGCCTATCGCGCGGACGAGCGTTCGGTCCTCGCCCACTACGAGGAGGTCTCCCGGGCGGGCCTGCCGGTCGTCGCGTACAACAACCCGATCGACACCAAGGTCGACCTGGTGCCCGAACTCCTCGCGAAGCTGCACGCCGCCGGGTTCGTCCAGGGCGTCAAGGAGTTCTCCGGCGATGTGCGGCGCGCCTACCGCATCGCCGAACTCGCCCCGGAACTCGACCTGTTGGTCGGCGCCGACGACGTCCTGCTCGAACTCGCCGTCGCGGGAGCCAAGGGCTGGGTGGCCGGATACCCGAACGCGCTGCCCCGGGCGTGCGTCGAGCTCCACCGCGCCGCCGTCGCGGGCGACCTCGACACCGCGGGCAAGCTCTACCGGCAGCTGCACCCGTTGCTGCGCTGGGACTCCCGGGTCGAGTTCGTCCAGGCCATCAAGCTGTCCATGGACATCGTCGGCCGTCACGGCGGTCCGGTCCGGCCGCCGCGCGTCCCGCTGCTGCCCGGGCAGGAGGCCGCCGTGCGCCTGGCCACGGAACGGGCCGTCGCCGCCGGCCTCGCCTGA
- a CDS encoding LacI family DNA-binding transcriptional regulator, with protein sequence MTRRLAQVAKKVGVSEATVSRVLNGKPGVSDSTRQAVLSALDVLGYERPTQLRGERARLVGLVLPELQNPIFPAFAEVIGGALAQLGLTPVLCTQTKGGVSEADYVELLLQQQVSGVVFAGGLYAQADAPHDHYRELADRNIPVVLVNAAIEHLGFPCVSCDDAVAVEQAWRHLDSLGHERIGLVLGPGDHMPSGRKLAAARALAPELPDAHVARAMFSLEGGQAAATRLLDQGVTGIICASDPLALGAVRAARRKGLSVPGDISVVGYDDSAFMNCTEPPLTTVRQPIEAMGRAAVELLNAQIGGSSVTPEELLFEPELVVRGSTAQAPRG encoded by the coding sequence ATGACGCGACGACTTGCTCAGGTGGCGAAGAAGGTCGGGGTCAGCGAGGCCACGGTCAGCCGAGTGCTCAACGGCAAGCCGGGTGTCTCCGACTCCACTCGGCAGGCGGTCCTGTCCGCCCTGGACGTCCTCGGCTACGAACGCCCGACCCAGCTGCGCGGCGAACGCGCGCGGCTCGTCGGCCTGGTGCTGCCCGAACTCCAGAACCCGATCTTCCCGGCGTTCGCCGAGGTGATCGGCGGGGCGCTCGCCCAGCTCGGCCTCACCCCGGTGCTGTGCACCCAGACCAAGGGCGGGGTCTCCGAGGCCGACTACGTGGAACTCCTGCTCCAGCAGCAGGTCTCCGGGGTGGTGTTCGCCGGCGGCCTGTACGCGCAGGCCGACGCGCCGCACGACCACTACCGCGAACTCGCGGACCGCAACATCCCGGTGGTGCTGGTCAACGCGGCCATCGAGCACCTCGGCTTCCCGTGCGTCTCCTGTGACGACGCGGTGGCGGTCGAGCAGGCGTGGCGCCACCTCGACTCGCTCGGCCACGAGCGCATCGGACTCGTCCTCGGCCCCGGTGACCACATGCCCTCCGGACGCAAACTCGCGGCGGCGCGCGCCCTCGCGCCCGAGCTGCCCGACGCCCACGTGGCCCGGGCGATGTTCTCCCTCGAAGGCGGTCAGGCCGCGGCCACCAGGCTCCTCGACCAGGGGGTCACCGGCATCATCTGCGCCAGCGACCCGCTCGCGCTCGGCGCCGTACGGGCCGCCCGCCGCAAGGGGCTCTCCGTCCCCGGTGACATCTCCGTCGTCGGGTACGACGACTCGGCGTTCATGAACTGCACCGAACCCCCGCTGACCACGGTCCGCCAGCCCATCGAGGCCATGGGGCGTGCCGCGGTGGAACTGCTGAACGCGCAGATCGGGGGCAGCAGCGTGACTCCCGAGGAGCTGTTGTTCGAGCCGGAACTGGTGGTGCGCGGATCGACCGCGCAGGCGCCCCGCGGCTGA
- a CDS encoding proline racemase family protein — translation MRSKLVLHAVDSHTEGMPTRVITGGIGTVPGATMNERRLYFREHRDDIKQLLMNEPRGHAAMSGAVLQPPTRPDCDYGVIYIEVSGYLPMCGHGTIGVATVLVETGMVEVVEPVTTIRLDTPAGLVVAEVAVEDGAAKEVTLRNVPSFAVGLDREATLADGRTVTYDLAYGGNFYAILPLEQFGLPFDRSRKDEILAAGLALMDAVNADGGPVHPEDPSIRGCHHVHLYAPGATARFSRHAMAIHPGWFDRSPCGTGTSARMAQLHARGELPLDTEFVNESFIGTRFTGRLLGTTEVAGIPAVLPSFTGRAWITGTAQYLLDPADPFPAGFVL, via the coding sequence ATGCGCAGCAAACTCGTCCTGCACGCCGTCGACTCGCACACCGAGGGCATGCCGACCCGGGTCATCACCGGCGGGATCGGCACGGTCCCGGGGGCGACCATGAACGAGCGGCGGCTGTACTTCCGTGAGCACCGCGACGACATCAAGCAGCTCCTGATGAACGAGCCGCGCGGCCACGCGGCGATGAGCGGTGCCGTCCTCCAGCCGCCCACCCGTCCGGACTGCGACTATGGCGTCATCTACATCGAGGTGTCGGGCTATCTGCCGATGTGCGGGCACGGCACGATCGGCGTCGCGACCGTGCTGGTGGAGACCGGCATGGTCGAGGTCGTCGAGCCGGTGACCACGATCCGGCTCGACACCCCCGCGGGTCTCGTCGTCGCCGAGGTCGCCGTGGAGGACGGCGCGGCCAAGGAGGTCACGCTCAGGAACGTGCCGTCCTTCGCCGTCGGCCTGGACCGCGAGGCGACCCTGGCCGACGGGCGCACGGTGACGTACGACCTGGCCTACGGCGGCAACTTCTACGCGATCCTGCCGCTGGAGCAGTTCGGCCTGCCCTTCGACCGCTCGCGCAAGGACGAGATCCTCGCGGCCGGTCTCGCGCTCATGGACGCGGTCAACGCCGACGGCGGGCCCGTGCACCCCGAGGACCCGTCCATCCGCGGCTGCCACCACGTCCACCTGTACGCGCCCGGGGCGACGGCCCGCTTCTCCCGGCACGCCATGGCGATCCACCCCGGCTGGTTCGACCGCTCGCCCTGCGGTACGGGCACCAGTGCGCGCATGGCCCAGCTGCACGCACGGGGTGAACTGCCGCTGGACACCGAGTTCGTGAACGAGTCCTTCATCGGGACGCGGTTCACCGGGCGGCTGCTCGGCACCACCGAGGTCGCCGGAATCCCCGCCGTGCTGCCCAGCTTCACGGGACGTGCCTGGATCACCGGAACCGCCCAGTACCTGCTGGACCCCGCGGATCCGTTCCCGGCCGGGTTCGTCCTGTGA
- a CDS encoding GntR family transcriptional regulator, translating to MTAQRDSAPSAAPDLPSLGGRRSSYRERVADALRAALIAGELRPGEVYSAPTLAARFGVSATPVREAMLDLVKEGLVDTVPNKGFRVTEVSEKQLDEYTHIRSLIEIPTVVELARTADPVSLEALRPAAREIVTAAAAGDLIAYVEADIRFHLGLLALAGNAHLVEVVGDLRKRSRLYGLDALVRAGRLEASAREHLELLDALLDRDERAVRAVMTRHLGHVRGLWAAH from the coding sequence ATGACCGCCCAGCGCGACAGCGCACCCTCGGCCGCTCCCGACCTGCCCTCGCTCGGCGGCAGGAGGAGCAGCTACCGCGAGCGCGTGGCCGACGCGCTGCGCGCCGCGCTGATCGCGGGCGAACTGCGGCCCGGCGAGGTCTACTCGGCTCCGACGCTCGCGGCCCGGTTCGGCGTCTCGGCGACGCCGGTGCGCGAGGCCATGCTCGACCTGGTCAAGGAGGGGCTGGTCGACACGGTCCCGAACAAGGGGTTCCGGGTCACGGAGGTCTCGGAGAAGCAGCTCGACGAATACACGCACATCCGCTCGCTCATCGAGATCCCCACCGTCGTGGAGCTGGCCCGTACGGCGGACCCCGTGTCGCTGGAGGCGCTGCGCCCGGCCGCCCGGGAGATCGTGACCGCGGCCGCGGCCGGCGACCTCATCGCCTACGTGGAGGCGGACATCCGCTTCCACCTCGGTCTGCTCGCCCTGGCGGGCAACGCACATCTCGTCGAGGTCGTCGGCGACCTGCGCAAGCGCTCGCGTCTGTACGGGCTCGACGCCCTGGTGCGGGCGGGCCGTCTGGAGGCCTCCGCCCGGGAACACCTCGAACTCCTCGACGCGCTCCTGGACCGCGACGAGCGCGCCGTGCGCGCGGTGATGACCCGCCATCTGGGCCATGTCCGCGGCCTGTGGGCGGCGCACTGA
- a CDS encoding sugar ABC transporter substrate-binding protein: MRNTGFRRSLVMLMASSVALSAAACGSSGGDDAAGGKTRITVNCEPPKSAKVDRSFFDADTKAFEKANPAVDVVMHDAFPCQDPKTFDAKLAGGQMEDVFYTYFTDVKHVVDVNQAADITSYVKDLKSYSTIQQQLRDIYTVDGKIYGIPRTGYSMGLIYNKALFKKAGLDPDKPPATWEELRADAKKIAGLGKGTVGYADYSAQNQGGWHFTAEVYSQGGNVVSEDGKKATVDTPEGKAVLQNLKDMRWADNSMGSKQLLVINDVQQMMGSGKLGMYLSAPDNIPILVKEKGGNYNDLALAPMPGGKGTLIGGDGYMFSKKDSPAQIKAGLKWLDSMFLTPGKGFIGDYARAKQNNAPVGLPEPRLFTGAADAKDQEVKKANANVPVENYQAFLDGNQSLQMKIEPPQAQQIYSVLDAAVSAVLTKKDADIDQLLKDASGKIDAILARG; the protein is encoded by the coding sequence ATGAGAAACACCGGGTTCCGCCGTAGTCTCGTCATGCTCATGGCGTCCTCCGTCGCGCTCTCCGCCGCCGCGTGCGGTTCGAGCGGCGGCGACGACGCGGCGGGCGGAAAGACCCGCATCACCGTCAACTGCGAGCCGCCGAAGAGCGCCAAGGTCGACCGCTCGTTCTTCGACGCCGACACCAAGGCGTTCGAGAAGGCCAACCCGGCCGTCGACGTCGTCATGCACGACGCGTTCCCGTGTCAGGACCCCAAGACCTTCGACGCCAAGCTGGCCGGCGGCCAGATGGAGGACGTGTTCTACACGTACTTCACCGACGTCAAGCACGTCGTCGACGTCAACCAGGCCGCGGACATCACGAGTTACGTCAAGGACCTCAAGAGCTACAGCACCATCCAGCAGCAACTGCGGGACATCTACACCGTGGACGGCAAGATCTACGGCATCCCGCGCACCGGCTACTCGATGGGCCTCATCTACAACAAGGCGCTCTTCAAGAAGGCCGGCCTCGACCCCGACAAGCCCCCGGCCACCTGGGAGGAACTGCGCGCGGACGCCAAGAAGATCGCGGGGCTCGGCAAGGGCACGGTCGGCTACGCCGACTACAGCGCCCAGAACCAGGGGGGTTGGCACTTCACCGCCGAGGTCTACTCGCAGGGCGGCAACGTCGTCTCCGAGGACGGCAAGAAGGCCACCGTCGACACCCCCGAGGGCAAGGCGGTGCTCCAGAACCTCAAGGACATGCGCTGGGCCGACAACTCCATGGGCAGCAAGCAGTTGCTGGTCATCAACGACGTCCAGCAGATGATGGGTTCGGGCAAGCTCGGCATGTACCTCTCGGCGCCCGACAACATCCCGATCCTCGTCAAGGAGAAGGGCGGCAACTACAACGACCTCGCCCTGGCCCCGATGCCCGGCGGCAAGGGCACGCTCATCGGCGGCGACGGCTACATGTTCAGCAAGAAGGACAGCCCGGCGCAGATCAAGGCCGGCCTCAAGTGGCTCGACTCCATGTTCCTGACGCCCGGCAAGGGCTTCATCGGTGACTACGCCCGTGCCAAGCAGAACAACGCGCCCGTCGGCCTGCCCGAGCCGCGTCTGTTCACCGGTGCCGCCGACGCCAAGGACCAGGAGGTCAAGAAGGCCAACGCCAACGTGCCCGTGGAGAACTACCAGGCGTTCCTCGACGGCAACCAGAGCCTCCAGATGAAGATCGAGCCCCCGCAGGCGCAGCAGATCTACTCCGTCCTCGACGCCGCCGTCTCCGCCGTCCTCACCAAGAAGGACGCCGACATCGACCAGCTCCTCAAGGACGCCTCCGGCAAGATCGACGCCATCCTGGCGCGAGGCTGA
- a CDS encoding carbohydrate ABC transporter permease, translated as MSTRTLVSPLTLGRPRGRAVYWTVFGGVVVLFALAFLFPVYWMVTGAMKSPDEVTRTPPTLLPDHWHIGGYTDAWDLMDLPTHLWNTVVQATGAWLLQIVFCTAAAYALSKLKPAFGKVVLGGILATLMVPAQALVVPKYLTVADLPVLHTSLLNSPLGIWLPAVANAFNLYLLKRFFDQIPRDVLEAAEIDGAGKLRTLWSIVLPMSRPVLGVVSIFALVAVWQDFLWPLMVFSDTDKQPISVALVQLSQNIQLTVLIAAMVIASIPMVVMFLVFQRHIIAGISAGSTKG; from the coding sequence GTGAGCACCCGCACCCTGGTCTCCCCGCTCACCCTGGGCCGCCCGCGCGGCAGAGCCGTCTACTGGACCGTCTTCGGCGGTGTCGTCGTGCTCTTCGCGCTGGCCTTCCTCTTCCCCGTCTACTGGATGGTCACCGGCGCCATGAAGTCGCCGGACGAGGTCACCCGCACACCGCCCACCCTCCTGCCGGACCACTGGCACATCGGGGGCTACACCGACGCGTGGGACCTGATGGACCTGCCCACCCATCTGTGGAACACCGTCGTCCAGGCGACGGGCGCCTGGCTCCTCCAGATCGTGTTCTGCACGGCCGCCGCCTACGCCCTGTCCAAGCTGAAGCCGGCCTTCGGCAAGGTGGTGCTCGGCGGCATCCTCGCCACCCTGATGGTCCCCGCGCAGGCCCTGGTGGTCCCCAAGTACCTGACCGTCGCCGACCTGCCCGTCCTGCACACCAGCCTGCTCAACTCGCCCCTCGGCATCTGGCTGCCCGCCGTCGCCAACGCCTTCAACCTCTATCTCCTCAAGCGCTTCTTCGACCAGATCCCGCGTGACGTCCTGGAGGCCGCCGAGATCGACGGCGCCGGGAAGCTGCGCACCCTGTGGTCGATCGTGCTGCCGATGTCCCGGCCCGTCCTCGGAGTCGTGTCGATCTTCGCCCTGGTCGCCGTCTGGCAGGACTTCCTCTGGCCGCTGATGGTCTTCTCCGACACCGACAAGCAGCCCATCAGCGTGGCGCTCGTCCAGCTGTCGCAGAACATCCAGCTGACCGTCCTCATCGCCGCCATGGTCATCGCCAGCATCCCCATGGTCGTGATGTTCCTGGTCTTCCAGCGGCACATCATCGCCGGGATCAGCGCGGGCAGCACCAAGGGCTGA
- a CDS encoding sugar ABC transporter permease: MKTASKPPAVLPPAAVGAPEAPRSAGRRTGGPWRRRLADQFRAYGFLAGGLLCFALFSWYPAIRAVEIAFQKYTPGSGGEWVGTANFTRVFHDPEFTAAWRNTLTFTLLALLIGFAVPFVMALVLNELRHAKAFFRVVVYLPVMIPPVVSALLWKWFYDPGAGLANEVLRALHLPTSNWSNGADTALVSLVIVATWANLGGTVLIYLAALQSIPGELYEAAELDGASLLQRIRHVTIPQTRFIILMLMLLQIIATMQVFTEPFVITGGGPEDKTVTVLYLIYKYAFLYNDFGGACALSVMLLVLLSAFSALYLRLTRSEEDA, translated from the coding sequence ATGAAGACCGCATCGAAGCCCCCCGCAGTGCTCCCTCCGGCCGCCGTCGGCGCGCCGGAGGCGCCGCGGTCGGCCGGGCGCCGGACCGGGGGGCCGTGGCGCCGGCGCCTGGCCGACCAGTTCCGCGCCTACGGCTTCCTGGCCGGCGGACTGCTCTGCTTCGCCCTGTTCTCCTGGTACCCGGCGATCCGCGCCGTCGAGATCGCCTTCCAGAAGTACACACCGGGCAGCGGCGGAGAATGGGTCGGCACCGCCAACTTCACCCGGGTCTTCCACGACCCGGAGTTCACCGCCGCCTGGCGCAACACCCTCACCTTCACGCTCCTCGCCCTGCTCATCGGCTTCGCCGTCCCGTTCGTGATGGCGCTGGTCCTCAACGAACTGCGGCACGCGAAGGCGTTCTTCAGGGTCGTGGTCTATCTGCCGGTGATGATCCCGCCGGTGGTCAGCGCCCTGCTGTGGAAGTGGTTCTACGATCCCGGGGCCGGCCTCGCCAACGAGGTGCTGCGTGCGCTGCACCTGCCGACCTCGAACTGGTCCAACGGCGCCGACACGGCCCTGGTCTCGCTGGTCATCGTCGCCACCTGGGCCAACCTCGGCGGCACCGTCCTCATCTACCTCGCCGCCCTCCAGAGCATCCCGGGCGAGCTGTACGAGGCCGCCGAGCTGGACGGAGCGAGCCTGCTCCAGCGCATCCGTCACGTGACGATCCCGCAGACGCGGTTCATCATCCTCATGCTGATGCTGCTTCAGATCATCGCCACCATGCAGGTGTTCACCGAACCGTTCGTGATCACCGGTGGCGGCCCCGAGGACAAGACCGTCACGGTGCTCTACCTGATCTACAAGTACGCCTTCCTCTACAACGACTTCGGCGGAGCCTGCGCCCTGAGTGTGATGCTGCTCGTCCTGCTCAGCGCCTTCTCCGCCCTCTATCTGCGGCTGACCCGCTCCGAGGAGGACGCGTGA
- a CDS encoding glycoside hydrolase family 13 protein, with product MGQPRPARNQSAWWRSAVIYQVYVRSFADGDGDGTGDLAGVRARLPYLAELGVDALWFNPWYLSPLADGGYDVADYRTIDPAFGTLAEAEKLIAEARELGIRTLVDIVPNHVSDQHPWFRAALAGGPERDLFHFRPGRGEHGELPPNDWPSQFAGSTEPVWTRLPDGDWYLHLFTPQQPDLNWDHPAVRREHEEILRFWFERGVAGVRIDSAALLAKDPDLPDYVEGRDPNPYVDRDELHDIYRSWRSVADAYDGIFVGEVWLPDSERFARYLRPDELHTAFNFSFLSCPWDAGRLRTSIDETLAEHAPVGAPATWVLCNHDVTRTVTRYGRAETGFDFTAKEFGTPTDLALGTRRARAAALLSLALPGAVYVYQGEELGLPEVELPRESIQDPMYSRSGGTDPGRDGCRVPLPWTAGEPHAGFGGEPWLPQPADWPAYAADRQADDPGSMLSLYRAALRLRRAEPGFGDGPLSWLPAPEGVLAFARTDGLLCVVNLADGPVELPEHSAILLPSGPLDADGFLPPDTAVWLRA from the coding sequence GTGGGACAGCCCCGCCCTGCCCGAAATCAGTCCGCGTGGTGGCGTTCCGCCGTCATCTACCAGGTGTACGTCCGCAGCTTCGCGGACGGCGACGGCGACGGCACCGGCGACCTCGCGGGCGTCCGCGCCAGACTCCCCTACCTCGCCGAACTCGGCGTGGACGCGCTGTGGTTCAACCCCTGGTACCTCTCACCCCTGGCCGACGGCGGCTACGACGTCGCCGACTACCGCACCATCGACCCGGCCTTCGGAACGCTCGCCGAGGCCGAGAAGCTCATCGCCGAGGCCCGCGAGCTGGGCATCCGCACCCTGGTCGACATCGTGCCGAACCACGTCTCCGACCAGCACCCCTGGTTCCGGGCGGCGCTGGCCGGCGGCCCCGAGCGCGACCTCTTCCACTTCCGTCCCGGACGCGGCGAACACGGCGAACTCCCGCCCAACGACTGGCCGTCCCAGTTCGCGGGCTCCACCGAACCGGTGTGGACCCGGCTCCCCGACGGCGACTGGTACCTCCACCTCTTCACCCCCCAGCAGCCCGACCTCAACTGGGACCACCCCGCCGTCCGCCGGGAGCACGAGGAGATCCTGCGCTTCTGGTTCGAGCGAGGAGTGGCGGGCGTGCGCATCGACTCGGCGGCGCTGCTCGCCAAGGATCCCGACCTGCCCGACTACGTCGAGGGCCGCGACCCCAACCCGTACGTCGACCGCGACGAGCTCCACGACATCTACCGCTCCTGGCGGTCCGTCGCCGACGCCTACGACGGCATCTTCGTCGGCGAGGTGTGGCTCCCCGACTCCGAGCGCTTCGCCCGCTATCTGCGCCCCGACGAACTGCACACCGCCTTCAACTTCTCCTTCCTGTCCTGCCCCTGGGACGCCGGACGGCTGAGGACCTCCATCGACGAGACCCTCGCCGAGCACGCCCCCGTCGGCGCGCCCGCCACCTGGGTGCTGTGCAACCACGACGTGACCCGCACGGTCACCCGTTACGGCCGCGCCGAGACGGGCTTCGACTTCACCGCCAAGGAATTCGGCACCCCCACCGACCTGGCCCTCGGCACCCGCAGAGCTCGCGCCGCCGCCCTGCTCTCGCTCGCCCTGCCCGGCGCCGTGTACGTCTACCAGGGCGAGGAACTCGGCCTGCCCGAAGTGGAGTTGCCGCGGGAGAGCATCCAGGACCCGATGTACTCACGCTCCGGCGGCACGGACCCGGGCCGCGACGGCTGCCGGGTCCCGCTGCCCTGGACGGCCGGCGAACCGCACGCCGGGTTCGGCGGGGAACCCTGGCTCCCGCAGCCCGCCGACTGGCCCGCGTACGCAGCCGACCGGCAGGCGGACGACCCCGGCTCGATGCTGAGCCTCTACCGTGCGGCACTGCGCCTCCGCCGCGCCGAACCGGGCTTCGGCGACGGCCCGCTGAGCTGGCTGCCCGCACCCGAGGGCGTGCTCGCCTTCGCCCGCACGGACGGACTGCTCTGCGTCGTCAACCTGGCCGACGGCCCGGTCGAACTCCCGGAGCACTCCGCAATCCTGCTCCCCAGCGGTCCGCTGGACGCCGACGGGTTCCTCCCGCCGGACACGGCGGTCTGGCTTCGCGCCTGA